A single Desulfovibrio piger DNA region contains:
- the cbiB gene encoding adenosylcobinamide-phosphate synthase CbiB yields MSALSALLLLPAALLLDRLFGEPPARIHPVCGMGALAAAAERLLRRGPDGARMTLAGLAACLAVILPVGLLAALPVLLAGGMLGDAAAWIVCVAVVSLCLAPRCLDEHARRVALPLERGDLEAARRAVAMLVGRDPQQLDAHGVARACVESVGENLTDGILATLFWAAAGLLLAGLPGAAALAACHRAANVLDALWGRLDATYRCFGTAAARLDDVLNWCPARLALPCIVLAAALLPGLDARACRRVGWRDRHAHESPNSAWSEAAFAGALGLRLGGPARYGPLYRDHPWLGDGSPLATARHIRQAVRLMWASVLVFAASASLLLAAVACI; encoded by the coding sequence ATGAGCGCGCTGTCCGCCCTGCTCCTCCTGCCCGCCGCCCTGCTGCTGGACCGTCTGTTCGGTGAGCCGCCGGCCCGCATCCATCCCGTCTGCGGCATGGGCGCCCTGGCCGCCGCAGCGGAACGCCTCTTGCGTCGCGGCCCCGACGGCGCACGCATGACACTGGCCGGTCTGGCGGCCTGCCTGGCCGTGATCCTGCCGGTGGGCCTGCTGGCGGCACTGCCTGTGCTGCTCGCCGGGGGGATGCTGGGGGACGCGGCCGCCTGGATCGTCTGTGTGGCCGTGGTCTCCCTCTGTCTGGCGCCCCGCTGCCTGGACGAGCACGCCCGCCGTGTGGCCCTGCCGCTGGAACGGGGCGATCTGGAAGCGGCCCGCCGGGCCGTGGCCATGCTGGTGGGGCGCGACCCGCAACAGCTGGATGCCCACGGCGTGGCCCGGGCCTGTGTGGAGAGCGTGGGCGAGAACCTGACCGACGGCATCCTTGCCACCCTGTTCTGGGCGGCCGCGGGCCTGCTGCTGGCCGGACTGCCCGGGGCCGCGGCCCTGGCGGCCTGCCACCGCGCCGCCAACGTGCTGGATGCCCTGTGGGGCAGGCTCGACGCGACCTACCGCTGTTTCGGCACGGCCGCCGCCCGTCTGGACGACGTGCTCAACTGGTGCCCGGCGCGGCTGGCCCTGCCCTGCATCGTGCTGGCCGCGGCCCTGCTGCCCGGCCTTGATGCCCGTGCCTGCCGCCGGGTGGGCTGGCGCGACCGCCACGCCCACGAAAGCCCCAATTCCGCCTGGAGCGAGGCCGCCTTTGCCGGGGCCCTGGGCCTGCGCCTGGGCGGACCGGCCCGGTACGGCCCCCTGTACCGTGACCATCCCTGGCTGGGCGACGGCAGCCCGCTGGCCACGGCCCGGCATATCCGGCAGGCCGTGCGCCTCATGTGGGCCTCCGTGCTGGTCTTCGCGGCTTCGGCTTCCCTGCTGCTGGCGGCAGTGGCCTGTATCTGA